A single region of the Nocardioides ochotonae genome encodes:
- a CDS encoding rhodanese-like domain-containing protein, whose protein sequence is MLTRIAGARPVLAGFAAALVLVACGTASEEEAGAPAASTPASAADPVPGIDVEEFRERTERRDVVVLDVRTPQEYAAGHLPGAVNLDASDADFAARVAELDPSATYAVYCASGNRSGVALAQLREAGFTAAEHLAGGIAAWQAVGGRIVTR, encoded by the coding sequence GTGCTGACCCGGATCGCCGGCGCCCGCCCGGTGCTCGCCGGCTTCGCCGCCGCGCTGGTCCTCGTCGCCTGCGGCACCGCGAGCGAGGAGGAGGCCGGTGCGCCGGCCGCCTCCACCCCGGCCTCCGCCGCCGACCCGGTCCCCGGCATTGACGTCGAGGAGTTCCGGGAGCGGACCGAGCGGAGGGACGTCGTCGTCCTCGACGTGCGCACGCCGCAGGAGTACGCCGCCGGGCACCTCCCCGGCGCGGTCAACCTCGACGCCAGCGACGCCGACTTCGCTGCGCGGGTCGCCGAGCTGGACCCGTCGGCGACGTACGCCGTCTACTGCGCGAGCGGCAACCGCTCGGGCGTGGCGCTCGCGCAGCTGCGCGAGGCCGGCTTCACCGCCGCCGAGCACCTCGCGGGCGGCATCGCCGCCTGGCAGGCTGTCGGCGGACGCATCGTGACCCGCTGA
- a CDS encoding transketolase-like TK C-terminal-containing protein, with protein MTQLDAPGAAPTQGTLATLREISQRVLWLSTAIVDAANRQRPNSSGVKVGGHQASSASMVDIMVALWFHELTAEDRVSVKPHASPVLHAVNYLLGDLDPAYLPTLRSLGGLQSYPSRLKDPDTVDFSTGSVGIGATASLWAAMAHRYTSSHFSDTPRAGRFISLLGDAELDEGAIWEAVADPAVARMGELLWVVDLNRQSLDRVVPDIQIERLQGMFAAAGWQVVTLKWGRLISELFERPGGAELRVRLERMPNEEFQRMLRVGADEVADRLLAEGGSPELRALVTGLEPEVLAAAIRDLGGHDLGLLVETFAGVDEDRPTVVFAYTVKGRGLPTEGHPNNHSALLTEPQMQQLADASGTTLDDPWRGFDEGTAAARLCARRADQLRRVAVSPPPPLKVPVTLGRPHRKPISTQAALGRLLADVARDVPAMAEHVVTCSPDVASSTNLGGWINKTGVWSVTDRTDWFADDRERLLRWSETSSGRHIELGIAEVNLVGLLGELGATWSRWGQRLIPIATLYDPFVSRALEPWSYGLYAGGQSILVGTPSGVTLAPEGGAHQSITTPSIGLEQPGCVAWEPAFAQDLEWTFLRAMSQVGVAGGTSAYFRLSTRPIDPALAQLPEDPTLLERRRRHAVAGGYRITQHEPGAEQVTLVGMGAIMPEVLAAAALLEGLGVVTGVVCLTSADLVFRSFQQRGRRRPAGGGILDTLLPPEHPAPLVTVLDGHPHTLAFLAAARGDRIQCLGVTDFGQSSALEDAYALHGIDTTSIVDAALGLIGR; from the coding sequence GTGACCCAGCTCGACGCCCCGGGAGCGGCCCCGACGCAGGGGACCCTGGCGACCCTGCGGGAGATCTCCCAGCGGGTGCTCTGGTTGTCCACGGCGATCGTGGACGCGGCCAACCGGCAGCGGCCCAACTCCTCCGGCGTCAAGGTGGGCGGCCACCAGGCGTCCTCGGCGTCGATGGTGGACATCATGGTTGCCCTGTGGTTCCACGAGCTCACCGCAGAGGACCGGGTGTCGGTCAAGCCGCACGCGTCTCCGGTGCTGCACGCCGTCAACTACCTCCTCGGTGACCTGGACCCCGCGTACCTCCCGACCCTGCGAAGCCTGGGCGGGCTGCAGTCCTACCCCAGCCGCTTGAAGGACCCCGACACCGTCGACTTCTCCACCGGGTCGGTGGGGATCGGGGCGACCGCCTCGCTCTGGGCGGCGATGGCCCATCGCTACACCTCCTCGCACTTCTCGGACACGCCGCGTGCGGGCCGCTTCATCAGCCTGCTCGGCGACGCCGAGCTGGACGAGGGCGCGATCTGGGAGGCGGTCGCCGACCCGGCGGTCGCGCGGATGGGTGAGCTGCTGTGGGTGGTCGACCTCAACCGCCAGTCGCTGGACCGGGTCGTGCCCGACATCCAGATCGAACGGCTCCAGGGGATGTTCGCCGCCGCCGGGTGGCAGGTCGTGACCCTGAAGTGGGGCCGGCTGATCAGCGAGCTCTTCGAGCGCCCGGGAGGCGCGGAGCTGCGGGTGCGCCTGGAGCGGATGCCGAACGAGGAGTTCCAGCGGATGCTGCGCGTCGGCGCCGACGAGGTCGCCGACCGCCTCCTGGCCGAGGGCGGGTCGCCGGAGCTGCGGGCGCTCGTCACCGGTCTCGAGCCGGAGGTGCTTGCTGCTGCAATCCGTGACCTCGGTGGCCACGACCTGGGTCTGTTGGTCGAGACCTTCGCCGGGGTGGACGAGGACCGGCCGACGGTCGTCTTCGCCTACACGGTCAAGGGGCGTGGTCTCCCGACCGAGGGCCACCCCAACAACCACTCCGCGCTGCTGACCGAGCCGCAGATGCAGCAGCTCGCCGACGCCAGCGGGACCACCTTGGACGACCCGTGGCGCGGGTTCGACGAGGGCACCGCGGCCGCGCGGCTGTGCGCCCGGCGGGCGGACCAGCTGCGGCGGGTCGCCGTCTCCCCACCCCCGCCGCTGAAGGTCCCCGTCACGCTGGGTCGGCCCCATCGCAAGCCGATCTCCACCCAGGCGGCTCTGGGGCGACTGCTCGCCGACGTCGCACGCGACGTTCCCGCCATGGCTGAGCACGTGGTGACGTGCAGTCCGGACGTGGCGTCGTCCACGAACCTCGGCGGCTGGATCAACAAGACCGGGGTCTGGTCGGTGACCGACCGGACCGACTGGTTCGCCGACGACCGCGAGCGCCTCCTGCGCTGGTCGGAGACCAGCTCTGGCCGCCACATCGAGCTGGGGATCGCCGAGGTCAACCTCGTCGGTCTGCTCGGGGAGCTCGGAGCGACCTGGAGTCGGTGGGGCCAACGACTGATCCCGATCGCGACGCTCTACGACCCGTTCGTGTCACGGGCGCTCGAGCCGTGGTCCTACGGTCTGTACGCCGGTGGGCAGTCGATCCTGGTCGGCACCCCCTCGGGCGTCACCTTGGCTCCCGAAGGCGGCGCACACCAGTCGATCACCACACCGTCGATCGGGCTGGAGCAGCCGGGGTGCGTGGCGTGGGAGCCGGCGTTCGCGCAGGACCTGGAGTGGACCTTCCTGCGGGCGATGTCGCAGGTCGGCGTCGCGGGCGGGACGTCGGCGTACTTCCGGTTGTCCACCCGCCCGATCGACCCGGCGCTGGCCCAGTTGCCCGAGGACCCGACGCTGCTCGAGCGACGTCGCCGGCACGCCGTCGCGGGCGGCTACCGGATCACGCAGCACGAGCCCGGCGCCGAGCAGGTCACGCTCGTGGGCATGGGCGCGATCATGCCCGAGGTGCTGGCTGCGGCGGCGCTCCTCGAGGGGCTCGGCGTCGTCACCGGCGTGGTCTGTCTGACCAGCGCCGACCTGGTGTTCCGCTCCTTCCAACAACGAGGCCGCCGCCGGCCCGCGGGCGGCGGCATCCTCGACACCCTGCTGCCGCCCGAGCACCCGGCGCCGCTGGTCACCGTGCTCGACGGCCACCCGCACACGCTCGCCTTCCTCGCCGCCGCCCGGGGGGACCGGATCCAGTGCCTGGGCGTGACCGACTTCGGTCAGTCCTCGGCCCTCGAGGACGCCTACGCGCTCCACGGGATCGACACGACCTCGATCGTCGATGCCGCGCTCGGGCTCATCGGTCGGTAG